The proteins below are encoded in one region of Stigmatopora argus isolate UIUO_Sarg chromosome 2, RoL_Sarg_1.0, whole genome shotgun sequence:
- the rcn1 gene encoding reticulocalbin-1 produces MMEIVSLMCTLLLWTTAAHGKPTAKKERVIQETNLNERTQDDNSSFQYDHEAFLGKEEARTFDQLTPEESKDRLGKIVQRIDSDGNGLITTDELKEWIKRVQKRYVYENVAKVWGDYDLNKDDRISWEEYKKATYGYYLANPGEFDETTDQFSFKKMLPRDERRFKTADLNGDQVADREEFTGFLHPEEFDHMKEIVVQETLEDIDKNGDGHVDVEEYVADMFAQEDGGPEPDWLKTERDQFSDFRDLNKDGKMDREEIRQWIMPQNYDHAQAEARHLVYESDQDKDQMLTEEEILENWNMFVGSQATNYGEDLTRNHDEL; encoded by the exons ATGATGGAGATCGTCAGCTTGATGTGCACGCTGCTGTTGTGGACCACCGCGGCCCACGGGAAGCCCACCGCGAAGAAAGAGCGTGTCATTCAAGAAACCAACCTAAACGAGAGAACGCAAGACGACAACAGCAGCTTCCAGTATGACCACGAGGCCTTCTTGGGAAAAGAGGAGGCCAGGACGTTCGACCAGCTCACCCCGGAGGAAAGCAAGGACAGACTCGG TAAAATAGTGCAGCGGATCGACAGCGACGGCAACGGCCTCATCACAACCGATGAGCTCAAAGAATGGATCAAACGCGTCCAGAAGCGTTACGTTTACGAGAATGTGGCGAAGGTTTGGGGAGATTATGATCTCAACAAAGATGACAGGATCTCATGGGAAGAATACAAGAAAGCCACGTATGGATACTACCTCG CCAATCCAGGTGAGTTTGATGAGACGACAGACCAATTCAGCTTCAAGAAGATGCTGCCTCGTGATGAGAGGAGATTCAAAACAGCCGATTTGAACGGGGATCAAGTGGCTGACAGAGAAGAGTTCACAGGCTTCCTGCATCCTGAGGAGTTTGACCACATGAAAGAGATTGTAGTGCAG GAAACCCTGGAGGACATCGACAAGAACGGCGACGGGCACGTGGATGTGGAAGAGTATGTTG CTGACATGTTCGCTCAGGAAGATGGTGGCCCAGAGCCAGACTGGCTGAAGACCGAAAGGGACCAGTTTTCGGACTTCAGAGACTTGAATAAAGATGGGAAAATGGACCGGGAAGAAATCCGCCAATGGATTATGCCACAAAACTACGACCACGCCCAGGCTGAGGCGCGACATCTGGTCTATGAGTCTGACCAGGACAAG GACCAAATGCTGACCGAAGAAGAGATCCTGGAGAACTGGAACATGTTTGTAGGAAGTCAGGCCACCAACTATGGAGAGGACCTTACCCGGAACCATGATGAGCTTTAA